Genomic window (Candidatus Bathyarchaeia archaeon):
CTCTATCGGATTGAACCTCCAGTATGGTGTGACCCGAATATTAAATATAGCCCACGGAGACTTCATGGTGCTTGGCGCCTACTTAACCTACGTTTTCGTTCAAAGCTTAAGTCTGTCCCCCCTAGCCGCCATGGTGATAGGCGCGCCCCTAGTATTCCTTTTGGGCGTTATAATTCAGTTGGCCATCTTCCGTTGGCTGGTGCGGCTCTCCAAATCCGCGGAGGAGCTTGAATTCAGGTCGCTCTTAGCATGCTTTGGGCTTTCATTCATAATCCAAAATGTGCTGTACCAGATATTTGGCCCTTATCCTATAGGCAACCCATGTCTTGACCAAGCCATAAACGTTATGGGGCAACCCTGCCGACTAAACATGATCGTGGCTGCTGGTATATCAATAGCAATAAGCCTAGCCCTATACTTTCTACTGCGCTATACCCGAATTGGGCTGATTATGAGAGCTACAGTTGAAGAGCCCACAGGCGCCCAGATAGTTGGGATAAATATATACAAGGTTCACGCGTTATCCTTTGGTTTGGGAGCCTTTTTAAGCGCCCTGGCTGGTTCACTGTGGTCCACGATTTATTTGGACATTTACCCATATTCAGGGGCCACCTTCACCTTCATCGCCCTAACTATCATAGTTTTGGGTGGGATGGGAAGCTTTATGGGCAGCCTCGCTGGAGGCTTCATTCTGGGATACCTCTACTATATAACCTACAAGTTTGAACCTCTCCTGCACATGGCGGTGGTTTACATTTTCCTCCTCATAATGCTGATAGTTAGACCAAAAGGATTGTTCGGGAGATGATTCTATGAACGAGAAACAGGAATTATGGAAAAGCCTGCTGGGTTTCTTGGCGCTGATAGCCGTCTTGACAGGCGCACCTTACCTTCTAAACAACATATATTACCTGAACGTCTTAAGAGATGTGATCTTCTGGGTGGCCCTCTCCGTAAGCTGGTACCTGTTCTCCGGCCTTACAAAATATGTGGCCTTGGGCTCCGCTGCCTTCTTCGGTTTAGGACTATACTTCACCGCTAAAGTCTTAAATTATTGGCCCGTCCTGCCCTTCCCGGTTGTGGTGATTTTGGCTGGGCTTCTGAACTTCACAATAGCCCTAGCTGTCGGCCTGATTTCTTTGAGGCTTAAGGGCATATACTTCGCCATAGTCACTTTCGGAATAGCTGAAATAGTGAAAGTGATCTTTGACTGGTGGGAGATAAGGATTACAGGAACCCTTGGAACATATCTACCCATCTTCAGCGACATAACAACCTACTACTCAATATTAACGACGTCCCTAACATCGCTAGTGCTGGTCACACTCTTGCGTAGGTCAAAGTTTGGTCTAGCCTTAAGGATGATAGGTGAAAGCGAGGAGACCGCCGCGCACACCGGTGTGAACACAAGCCTGTACAAAACCATAGGCTTTGCAATCAGCGCCGCCTGCATAGGCCTTGTAGGAGCAAGCTGCATCACCATATCCCCCTACACAAACACGCGCATAGCCTTCGGATCCCGCTACTCATTCTATCCCGCCGTAATGACCCTACTTGGAGGAGCAGGGACGCCCTACGGGCCGGTGATAGGCGCGTCGGCGCTATCCCTAATCAACGAATACCTCAGTGTGGCGTTCCCCCAGGTCTTCCAGATAATCCTAGGCGCACTGCTGATAATAATAGTCCTCGTAATGCCTAACGGCATCATGGGCATTGTTGAGAAATTCAAAACATTAGGTTCCCGGGAAGGGGAAAAGAAGAAGGAGGATTAGAGGCCCAGAAACGCCTTTCTAACATACTCGTTGTTTAGCAGGTCTGACCCCTTGCCCTCCAAGGTCACTTTTCCAGTTTCAATAACATAGGCGCGATCAGCATATTTCAATGCCTGATAAACATTCTGCTCGGCGAGGAGAATGCTGACCCCCCGCTCTTTAAGCCTCTTTAACGCTTCAAAAACCTCTAGGACTATTTTGGGAGCCAAACCCTGCGATGGTTCATCCAAAATTAGCAGCTCCGGATCTGACATTAAACCCCGGGCTATGGCGAGCATCCTTTGCTCTCCTCCGCTCAGGGTGGAAGCTGCCTGTTTCTCCCTATCCCTTAGTACTGGGAAAAGCTGGTAAACCTCCTTGAGTTTCTCTTCTCTTGAACGTCCCCTCCTCGAGCCGTGAGCGCCTAAGATAAGGTTTTCACGGACACTCATGCCTGCGAAAAGTTTTCTGTCCTCCGGTATGAAGGCTATTCCAAGATTCACGATTTTATATGGCGGCAGATCGTTGATCACCCTGCCGTTAAAGCGGATAACCCCTGAAGCTGGCTTCAGAAGCCCGGCAATAGTGCTTAAAAGGCTGGTTTTTCCAGCTCCATTGGCGCCTACGAGGGTCACAAATTCTCCCTTTTCAACGTGAAGGGAGGCATTCCACAAGACTTGGATTTTGCCGCGTAGAACGTTTAGTTTTTCAACTTCGAGCATAGGCCTCGCCTAGAAAGGCTTCGATAACCGCGGGGTTTCGAGTTATCTCCTTCGGCTTGCCCTCGGCTATTTTTACTCCCTGATGTAGGGCCATTATGCGGTCTGTTATCTCCATTATGGCGCGCATGTTATGCTCTATCATGAAGATTGTTATTCCCTCCTCGTCCCGCAGTTTCCGAATCACCTTAAGCAGTTGACCTGTCTCTGTTGGATTTAAACCCGCCATCACTTCATCCAAAAGCAGTAGTTGAGGCTTTATTGAGAGGGCTCTGACTATTTCAAGCATTCTAAGCTCGAACACTGTTAAGTTTGAGGCGGGCATTCTGCTTTTTTGGGCTAACCCAAACTTTTCAAGCAGCGCGTTCAATTCTCGTTTAGTATCGGCAAGCTTGCCCTTAGCGCATCCGAAAAGCGCTGCAGCCCAAACATTCTCATAAACGGTCATGTTGAGGAATGGTTTTGGTATCTGGAATGTTCGCCCTATGCCCAGCCTGCAAATTTCGTGGGGCTTGAGGCCTGTAATGTTCTTGTCCTTAAATTTTATGGTTCCAGAAGTGGGACGGAAGGTTCCCGAGATCACATTGAAGAGGGTGCTTTTCCCAGCTCCATTGGGCCCTATGAGGCCAACTATTTCCTCCTCATCTATGCTGAAGTCCACGTTGTTAAGGGCTGTTAACCCGCCGAATTTCTTGGTAACCTTTATTCCCTCAATAAATCCCAAGCTGATCCCTTAACCGCTCATTATTTGTACACGCCGTATTTCTTTGTGGCTTCGATCATGGCCTTAACGTTCTCCGGCTTTGCCTGATCAATAACTGCTCCATTCATCACTATAAATCCTCCGCCTTCGCCGGCCACCTCAATGAGGTTTTTAATGTATTTTTCCACGTCCTTCGGGGAGCCCACTTGCAGCAAATGGCTTGGAACGTTGCCTCCGATACACGCTACATCGCCTAAAATCTCCTTGGCTCTACGCATGTCTGTTTGGTCGAAGCCCCAAATGGTCTTGCCCTTAGGCAGATCCTTGATGATTTCTAGACGTGAGCCATAGGCGCCTTCAGCCCATGGGAAGGGCACACATCCCTCATCTATTAAGCCCAAAATGACCTTTTTGAGTGTTGGCCAATAGAAGGTTTCAAACTGCTTAATGGACATGAAACCGTCAGCACCCTTATGCAGCGGTATGAACACTATGGGGTTTCCATTCATTTTTGCCGCTGAGGCTCCCATTTTAATCATTAGGGGTGTTATTTCCTCCATAGCTTGGAGAAGCTTGTCCTTGTTGCGGTACATGTCCAGCATTATCCCCCTTGTTCCCCTCAGAGTGTCGCCTAACACGTCGAAGGGCGCCTTTGTTCCACCGCCGAAAAAGTTTGGAAAGCCTAGGCCTGCTATTTCCTTTTCCCATGCCACCACATATCCTATCCACTTTAGGGCTTCGTTTCCAGCCTCCATGATAGCTTTTAATGCCGCTTGGACATCTGGGAAACCGAATGGTATGAAGTTGGCTGGCGTGAAGCCTCCATACATTTCTAGGATGTTGGTGAAGCGCGGAAGCTTTTTGAAGGGCTCCAAGGCTCCGAAAATCCTTGGGAAATACGTTGTTAAGAAGAAATGTGTTGGATCCTCAATTAGGGCGTCATATTCTTCCGCCTTCATGTATTCGCCTTCAATGCACTGATAAGAGCTCTCCTTGGGAACCCCGTGTCCAGGCCAAGCATATAGTTTGTAGTCGAGAATTTCGAAGAATCTGCCAGGACCTGGCCCTATTACTCCTACATGAGCGTCTGGCTCGAAATCTAGGACGTACTTTTTGAAGGCGAAGGTTAGCTTTTCATAGTCATACATCATGTCGTAGGGTGTTAAACCAACATAGTAGGCGGGGAAAAACCCTATTATTGGAAAGACAGGCACCCTGTCGGGCAACTTTTTCAGTTCAATAGCATCCTTTATTCGGGTAACTCTCCCCTTGTAGCCTTTTTCAGCCTCTTCGCTGGCGAATTTTACGCCATCCGGAGAAAGCCACCGTTTAAACAGTTCTTCCCGCTTTTCGTCTGCCGACAACTATTTCACCCCCACCCATTTTTTGGCTAGAGCAACGGCTTCCATAGCGTCTTTGCCATAAGCGTCAGCTCCAACGTATCGCTTAACCTCCTCGGTTATCTGGCCTCCTCCAATCATTATTTTGACTTTGTCTCTTAGACCAGCCTTCTCTATGGCCTCAACGGTTCTTTTCATAGAGTCGAAGGCCAACGTTAGGAAGCCGCTTAAGCCAACAATTGTGGCGCCCGTTTCCCTTATTTTCTCCACAAACTTTTCCTCTGGGACGTCCACGCCGAGATCGTAGACTTCGAAGCCGTTAACCTCCAGCATGAAAACAACTATGTCTTTGCCGATGTCATGTATGTCTCCGGCCACCGTTCCAATGACAATTTTGCCCAGCTTCTTGGTTTGGGCCTCTTTTGCGGCGAGTTTGGGCTTTATTAGGGCTGTTATCTCCTTTAATATTTCACCAGCATAGATTAGGTCGGATATGAAGTATTCGCTGTTGGCAAAACGGTTGCCGACGATTTCCATTCCCCTGCGGACATAATCCATGATTTTGAATGGGTCTTCACCAGCATTAAGCAGGTCCTTGACAAGTCTGAGGGCCTCTTCCTCCTTTAAATCAGCCAGAGCGTTCACAAGATCATCTGGTTTTCCCATCTTAACCACGAAAGGTGATAAACTTCATGCGTAATAAAAAATTTGCCCTAAAGGTTAAAGCTGGCTGTACGATGCAATTTGCCGAAGCACTTCATGAAAAACTTTAAAGTTTTTTGCATGCTATGAAAGTAGAATCGTTGAGGGCTGAAGAATGTACGAAAAAGCGGATTCTTGGTTTGGCTATATGGGGCGAATTCTGAGGGTAAACCTGACCCAACGTAAATTCGCCGTAGAACCGCTGAAAAAGGAACTTGCTGAAAAGTTCATAGGCGGCCGCGGGTTTGGAGCAAAAATACTATTTGACGAGGTACCAAAGGGAACAGATCCTCTCGGTCCTGGCAACAAGCTAATTTTTACTGTGGGCCCGTTAACGGGCACTAAAGCCCAGTCGGCGAGCAGGTGGATTGCCCAGTTTAAGTCCCCGCTTACAAACGCCTACTGCAGAAGTGTGGGTGGAGGCTTCTTCGGGGCTGAACTAAAGTTCGCGGGGTACGACGCCATAATTGTTGAGGGGGCTTCTGAAAAACCCATCTACCTCTGGGTGAACGATGACAAGGTGGAGTTTAGGGATGCCTCTAAAGTTTGGGGCATGGCAACGTTGGCTGCCAGAGACTTTATCCGTGAAGAAACGGATGAAAGGGCAAGGATGGTTTTGATAGGCCCAGCTGGGGAGAGGCTTGTCAAAATTTCAGCCATAGTCACTGATGATATGCGGACTGCGGCGAGGGGTGGCGGCGGTACCGTGATGGGTTCTAAGAGGCTTAAAGCCATAGCTATAAGGGGTTCTAGGCATCCTGCAATTTATGATGATAAAGCCTTTGATGAGGCGGTTAAGGAGCAAATAGAGAATTTCCGCAAGAACCCAGCCCTTGAAGGGTTTAGGAGCTTAGGCACCAACGGCATAGTCTACCTATTCTACACTATGGGTAATTTTCCAACATACAACTTCAAACAGCTTCCATTTGAGGGCGCCCACAGGTTTACACCAGACATTCTAGCCAGCTACGTGGTTAAACATGAGGGCTGCTATGGCTGCATGATTAGATGCTGGAAGAAATTCAAGATCACGAGGGGACCCTACGCTGGAATTGTTTGGGATTTCCCAGAATATGAAACCCACTGGTCCTACGGTGGAATTCTCGGAAACTGTAATATAGAGGCTATATCCTACGCCAACATGCTCTCAGACCTATATGGCTTGGACACTATTTCAACGGGGGTTGCCATAGCCTTCGCCACTGAACTCTACGAGAAGGGCATCATAAGCAAAAGCGAAACTGACGGCCTTGAGCTTAGATGGGGAGACCCAGACGTTATAGTGGAGCTTGTGAGGCGCATAGCCCTGAGAATCGGCATAGGCGCATTGCTCGGCGAGGGAGTCAAAAGAGCCGCCGAGATAATTGGAAGAGGTGCCGAAAAATACGCCATGCACGTTAAAGGGCTTGAGTTTCCGGCTTACGACCCGCGTTCAGTGAAAGCCCATGGATTGAACTTTGCCACATCGCCTATGGGCGCAAGCCACTGCATCGGCTGGAACAAATTCGAGATATTGGGTGTTCCAAGGAAAGTTGACCCCTTCGCCGTGGAGGGGAAGGGTGAAATAACCAAATATGTGCAGGATGAGACAGCGGTGGCTGAAACAGCCGTATTCTGCTCTTTCCCCCTCAGCAGTGACATGATAACTCTAGACGTGTACAGTAGGCTGTTGCATGCGGCTACGGGCATTGAAAAGTTTAAGGATCCAAGATACCTGTGGCTTGTGGGCGAGAGAATCTTCAACCTTGAAAGGGCATTCATAGCCAGGGATGGCTTTGACGCCAGCCATGACTCTATGCCCGAGAGGATCCTCAAGGAGCCAGTGCCCAGAGAGCCTTCAAAGGGACAAATCTTTGAGCTTGATCTCCTCCTCAAAGACTATTATAGGGCTAGGGGCTGGAGTGAGCTGGGGATCCCAACGAAGGAAAAACTAGTCCAGCTAGAGCTAACGGAAGCCGCCAACGAGCTTTATCCACCCTAGTCCCTCTTTTTGTGTGATTTATAATGAGGGTTCGCGTCAAGTTTGTGAGCACCACACGCAAGA
Coding sequences:
- a CDS encoding ABC transporter ATP-binding protein translates to MGFIEGIKVTKKFGGLTALNNVDFSIDEEEIVGLIGPNGAGKSTLFNVISGTFRPTSGTIKFKDKNITGLKPHEICRLGIGRTFQIPKPFLNMTVYENVWAAALFGCAKGKLADTKRELNALLEKFGLAQKSRMPASNLTVFELRMLEIVRALSIKPQLLLLDEVMAGLNPTETGQLLKVIRKLRDEEGITIFMIEHNMRAIMEITDRIMALHQGVKIAEGKPKEITRNPAVIEAFLGEAYARS
- a CDS encoding aldehyde ferredoxin oxidoreductase family protein — translated: MYEKADSWFGYMGRILRVNLTQRKFAVEPLKKELAEKFIGGRGFGAKILFDEVPKGTDPLGPGNKLIFTVGPLTGTKAQSASRWIAQFKSPLTNAYCRSVGGGFFGAELKFAGYDAIIVEGASEKPIYLWVNDDKVEFRDASKVWGMATLAARDFIREETDERARMVLIGPAGERLVKISAIVTDDMRTAARGGGGTVMGSKRLKAIAIRGSRHPAIYDDKAFDEAVKEQIENFRKNPALEGFRSLGTNGIVYLFYTMGNFPTYNFKQLPFEGAHRFTPDILASYVVKHEGCYGCMIRCWKKFKITRGPYAGIVWDFPEYETHWSYGGILGNCNIEAISYANMLSDLYGLDTISTGVAIAFATELYEKGIISKSETDGLELRWGDPDVIVELVRRIALRIGIGALLGEGVKRAAEIIGRGAEKYAMHVKGLEFPAYDPRSVKAHGLNFATSPMGASHCIGWNKFEILGVPRKVDPFAVEGKGEITKYVQDETAVAETAVFCSFPLSSDMITLDVYSRLLHAATGIEKFKDPRYLWLVGERIFNLERAFIARDGFDASHDSMPERILKEPVPREPSKGQIFELDLLLKDYYRARGWSELGIPTKEKLVQLELTEAANELYPP
- a CDS encoding branched-chain amino acid ABC transporter permease; amino-acid sequence: MLDILIGGAILGAIFTLVSIGLNLQYGVTRILNIAHGDFMVLGAYLTYVFVQSLSLSPLAAMVIGAPLVFLLGVIIQLAIFRWLVRLSKSAEELEFRSLLACFGLSFIIQNVLYQIFGPYPIGNPCLDQAINVMGQPCRLNMIVAAGISIAISLALYFLLRYTRIGLIMRATVEEPTGAQIVGINIYKVHALSFGLGAFLSALAGSLWSTIYLDIYPYSGATFTFIALTIIVLGGMGSFMGSLAGGFILGYLYYITYKFEPLLHMAVVYIFLLIMLIVRPKGLFGR
- a CDS encoding branched-chain amino acid ABC transporter permease, which gives rise to MNEKQELWKSLLGFLALIAVLTGAPYLLNNIYYLNVLRDVIFWVALSVSWYLFSGLTKYVALGSAAFFGLGLYFTAKVLNYWPVLPFPVVVILAGLLNFTIALAVGLISLRLKGIYFAIVTFGIAEIVKVIFDWWEIRITGTLGTYLPIFSDITTYYSILTTSLTSLVLVTLLRRSKFGLALRMIGESEETAAHTGVNTSLYKTIGFAISAACIGLVGASCITISPYTNTRIAFGSRYSFYPAVMTLLGGAGTPYGPVIGASALSLINEYLSVAFPQVFQIILGALLIIIVLVMPNGIMGIVEKFKTLGSREGEKKKED
- a CDS encoding ABC transporter ATP-binding protein translates to MLEVEKLNVLRGKIQVLWNASLHVEKGEFVTLVGANGAGKTSLLSTIAGLLKPASGVIRFNGRVINDLPPYKIVNLGIAFIPEDRKLFAGMSVRENLILGAHGSRRGRSREEKLKEVYQLFPVLRDREKQAASTLSGGEQRMLAIARGLMSDPELLILDEPSQGLAPKIVLEVFEALKRLKERGVSILLAEQNVYQALKYADRAYVIETGKVTLEGKGSDLLNNEYVRKAFLGL
- a CDS encoding cobalamin-dependent protein (Presence of a B(12) (cobalamin)-binding domain implies dependence on cobalamin itself, in one of its several forms, or in some unusual lineages, dependence on a cobalamin-like analog.), with the translated sequence MGKPDDLVNALADLKEEEALRLVKDLLNAGEDPFKIMDYVRRGMEIVGNRFANSEYFISDLIYAGEILKEITALIKPKLAAKEAQTKKLGKIVIGTVAGDIHDIGKDIVVFMLEVNGFEVYDLGVDVPEEKFVEKIRETGATIVGLSGFLTLAFDSMKRTVEAIEKAGLRDKVKIMIGGGQITEEVKRYVGADAYGKDAMEAVALAKKWVGVK
- a CDS encoding uroporphyrinogen decarboxylase family protein, with the translated sequence MSADEKREELFKRWLSPDGVKFASEEAEKGYKGRVTRIKDAIELKKLPDRVPVFPIIGFFPAYYVGLTPYDMMYDYEKLTFAFKKYVLDFEPDAHVGVIGPGPGRFFEILDYKLYAWPGHGVPKESSYQCIEGEYMKAEEYDALIEDPTHFFLTTYFPRIFGALEPFKKLPRFTNILEMYGGFTPANFIPFGFPDVQAALKAIMEAGNEALKWIGYVVAWEKEIAGLGFPNFFGGGTKAPFDVLGDTLRGTRGIMLDMYRNKDKLLQAMEEITPLMIKMGASAAKMNGNPIVFIPLHKGADGFMSIKQFETFYWPTLKKVILGLIDEGCVPFPWAEGAYGSRLEIIKDLPKGKTIWGFDQTDMRRAKEILGDVACIGGNVPSHLLQVGSPKDVEKYIKNLIEVAGEGGGFIVMNGAVIDQAKPENVKAMIEATKKYGVYK